From the Bradyrhizobium ontarionense genome, the window ACCGATGAGCAATACATCGCCGGCTATACCGAGGGCTTCGACGACCTGAAGCAGAAGATTGCCGAGTTCACGCCGGAAAAGATGGCGCCGATCTGCGGCATTCCGGCTGAGACCCTGCGCGATGTCGCTCGCATGTATGCGCGCGCCAAGTCCTCGATCATCTTCTGGGGCATGGGCATCAGCCAGCACGTCCACGGCACCGACAATGCGCGCTGCCTGATCGCGCTGGCGCTGATCACCGGCCAGATCGGCCGTCCCGGCACCGGGCTGCATCCGCTGCGCGGCCAGAACAACGTGCAGGGTGCGTCCGACGCCGGCCTGATTCCGATGTTCCTGCCGGACTATCAGCCGGTCGGCCGGGTCGATCTGCGCGGCAATTTCGAGCGGCTCTGGCAGCAGCAGCTCGATCCGGTTCGTGGCCTCACCGTGGTCGAGATCATGAATGCGATCCATGCCGGCGAGATCAACGGCATGTATATCGAGGGCGAGAATCCGGCGATGTCGGATCCCGACCTGCAGCATGCGCGCCAGGCGCTCGCCATGCTCGATCACCTCGTGGTGCAGGACCTGTTCGTGACGGAGACGGCGTTCCATGCCGACGTCATCCTGCCGGCTTCGGCCTTTGCCGAGAAGGTCGGGACCTTCACCAACACCGACCGCCGCGTGCAGCTCGCGCGCCAGGTGATCAAGCCGCCCGGCGAGGCGCGGCAGGATCTCTGGATCATCCAGGAGATCGGCAAGCGCATGGGCCTGCCGTGGACCTATGCGGGGCCGGCGGACGTGTTCGCCGAGATGACCGAGCTGATGCCGTCCCTGAAGAACATCACCTGGGAGCGCCTCGAGCGCGAAGGCGCCGTGACCTATCCGGTCGATGATCCGAGCCAGCCCGGCAACGAGATCATCTTCACAACGGGCTTCCCGACTGAGAGCGGGCGCGGCAAGATCGTGCCCGCGCATATCATCCCGCCGGATGAAGTGCCGGACGACGACTATCCGATGGTGCTGTCGACGGGCCGGGTGCTGGAGCACTGGCACACCGGCTCGATGACCCGCCGCTCCAACGTGCTCGACCAGATCGAGCCCGAGGCGGTCGCCTTCATGTCGCCCAAGGACATGCGGCGCAAGCAGGTGCTGCCGGGTGACGTCATCCGGCTGGAGACGCGCCGGGGTGCCGTGGAGGTCAAGGTGCGCTCCGACCGCGACGTGCCGGAGAACATGGTGTTCATGCCGTTCTGCTATGCGGAAGCCGCGGCCAATCTGCTGACCAATCCGGCGCTCGATCCGTTCGGCAAGATCCCGGAGTTCAAGTTCTGCGCCGTTCGCGTCGAGCGCGCCGAACTGCGCACGGCAGCGGCGGAATAGCCGCGCCGGACTGCTGCGGGCAATGCCTATTGTTTTCCTATGAGAGACGGCGGCAAGCCGTCTCGAATTCCTACCCCAATCGCGTCCATCGTTTCTGTCTGCCGGTGCGCCGACTTGCGCCGGCGACAGGAGACGGGCCATGACGTTGATCTCTATTCACCGCGACCCCGCGCGAGGCTTCGGCAGGGGAGTGGCACTTCTTCCGCGCACTCTTCGCAGGGTTCGCACCGCCCTCAGAACGATCCACGCCGCGATCGCCGCGGCGAAAATCCGGCGACTGCGCAGAGAGCTGATGTTGCGGGGCGGCTACGTCGGAGCGCCGTCGATCGCGCCAGATCCGGCTCGGCCGCGGATGTCACCGATCAAGGGAAACAAGTGGGATTTCTGAACGAGCGATGCGCCCGGACCCCGGCCGGGCACATCGATTCTGGTCAGCCCGGAAGCGCCGTGATGTAGACGGACAAGAGCAGCAAGGCGATCAGTATCACCATCAGCGCGATCTTCGCTTCGATCATTGGAGCGCCCAATCTTCAACGCATGAGTCTAATCCTCGCGTCGCCGATCCAGATCCAGCCATGTCGACCGACGGATCGCCGGTGTCCGCTACAGCCGGGCCGAGATTAGCCTGCTCCAAGCTGCTGGCGGGAGAGGTAGACCGCGGTCTTGAGGGCAATAGCAGCGGCGAGTCCTCCGCCTGCAAGCAGGATGGTCAACGCACTCAGCAAGAAGCGCCTGATTGCGGGCAGGTGTGTTGCGGGCAGGTGTGTCTTCTCCGTTTCGGCACGAGCGCGAGCCGGATTTTCCGGCGTGCGAACCGGCGAATGGAGATCATGCGCAAGTATCGTCATTTCGGAATCCTCGTCCTGTCGGTCGATCCGAACACGCCGACGATGCTGTGTGTCGCCTCTTGATGCCGTCGACCTAGAGCCCAGGCAGAAGCCGCACCAGCCGGCGAAGCTGCGTCGCGAGCGGATTGCCCGCGTTCGGCAGATCGAGCTCGAAGCGCTCGGTCGGGAAGATCAATGCGCAACTGCCGCTGCTCGGCGCACGCGCGAAGGCGAGCGCCGAGCTCTTGAGCAGGAACAGCCCGCCGGCGCGGCCTTTCGCTTCACGAGCGACCCAAAGCCCGGCTCGGTTGCGGCCGATGAAGAAGGCAGGAATGCTCTCGCTGAGGACCTCGGGATCCGGCGGGGCGAGCCTGACGCCGGCCGCGCCAACCTGCTCGGCTGAAAGGCCCGAAGGGACGCCTTGTCGGAACGGCAAGTGCTCCGCTGTCGCAGCGGCATGCCGCAGCCGATTGCTGGCGAAGCCGTTCAGCGCATCATGAAGAGTGGAGAGTAGGCTCTGCAGCTGGTGGGACATCGTCCGGTCACCGACCTTGGAAGTGATTGTGGCCATGGCGGCCCCCTCGCAAATCTGACGTCCATGATGTGCTGATAAGGCCATAGGAATGCGAGATGGCTCGATCCGGCGCTCCATAAGAAACGCATAGGAGCCGGCGGGCCGGGCGCGGCGCGACTATGCCGCGCTTATGCGTGCCGCAGCTTTTTGAACTGGATTTCCTATGCGGGGTCGCGCAATCGTGTGGAACTGCCGGAGAGTGATCTGAAGCAGTTTCGGCGTCGAGAGAGCGAGCTCATGACATTGGTTTCGCGAGCAGTTCGTAGAATCGCTATTCTTTTCCGCGATGCGACTTGTCTGGTGATCGCCTTCCTGTTGCCGGGTCCGGCCACGCCATACCGTCCGGAAGACCATTATATGCGAGGGCCAGGCCCCAAGTGGCGAGCGAAACAGCTCGCCGATCGTGCGTCCAGCTCGCCCAACAGGGCCTGACCCTCAACCGTGAACGCCGCCGCGCGGACGTAGTCCTTTCCACAGATCGATCTCAGGTTTGGACCGTCGTCTGACCGCTGGAGACTGCGGCTGCTCGATGGCGACCGCCGCGGCGAACGCGCGCTTCATCCGTGCATCATCAATGCGCGCGATGTGCTGCATCAGGATCTCGTCAGCAGTCTCGTCCCGCTGCAGGACGGACGCGCACAGCTCGGCGCTCGTCCGGCGAAAGAAGCCGAAGGCGAATTCCTCCTTGTGCTCCTTTTGACCGAGCCTGTCCATTTCGCTGGCGATTGCGAGCGCGCCCAGCCTGTCAGTATGGTCCAACGTTATGGCAAAGCGCAGGATCGCGAGCTGCCAAGCCCGCAGCATCCTCGCGTGCAGTTCGACCAGGTCCTGATCCATCATGCGATCCTGGGCGGCCGGGGGCGAGCGATCACACCAGGGTCGGGTCGGCCAAATCTTCTTCGGCGATCGTGGCGACCGCCCTGGCGACTGCGCGTCTCGCCGGCTCTTCCAGTTCGACCAGCGGCAGCCGGGTCGTGGGATCGAGCAGGCCAAGCAGGCTCAACGCATATTTCAGCGCAGCCGGACTGCCTCCGGAGAGGCTGGCGTCCAGCGCGACGAGCCTCCGTTGCAGACAACGAGCGGACTGCAATCGCCCCTGCCTGAGGCTTGAGAAGACGGCGCTGCACAGGTCCGGAGCTACGTTGCAGATGGTCGAGATGCAGCCGTCACCGCCGCCGGCGATATAGGCAAATGCAACAGCATCGTCTCCGCACAGCATCCGGAACCCTGGCGGGACCAGCGCGCTCAAGCGCATCGGGCGGGCGGCATCGCCGGTCCCGTCCCGCAACCCGATGAACTGTTCGGACTCCGCAAGACGCGCGAGCGTGTCATTGGCGAGTTCGCGAACCGTACGCGAAGGTATATCGTGCAGGATGATCGGCAGCCCCGTCGAGTCGGCTATTGCCCGAAAATGCGCGCTGATCCCGTTCTGCATCGGCTTGTTGTAGTAGGGCACGACCGACAAGATTGCGTCGCAGCCGGCTGCTTCGGCACGGCGCGTCAATTCGATTGCGCCATCGGTCGAGTTCGAGCCTGCGCCGGCTATCACGCGCACGCGGCCGCGCGCGGTTTCGACGGCCATCCGAATCAGCGATTCCTGCTCTTCTGGCGACAGGGTGGAAGCCTCGCCGGCGGTCTCGCAGACGACGAGCGCCGAAACGCCCGCCGCGATCTGCCGCTCGCACAGCTTCGCGAACGCGTTGCGGTCGATGCGACCGAGTTCATCGAAGGGAGTGGGGAGGTCGGGTATGTATCCCGCAAGCCAACTCGCCGGACTTGCCATTGTTGTCATGGCCTAGATCGCAGTCTTGATCTGGATGAAGCGTTCGGCGGGTGGAGTGCACCGGACGGGCTTGCGCGCGCCGATGACCTGCACGCTCATGCCACAGGCCGCTTGCCGGCGCCGAAGAGCATGCCGACCGGCGCGAGCCGTCCTTCAGCGTCGAGCTCGATGGCGCGGGAAATCTCGACGATCGTCTCCGGATGATGGCCGTTCTCGAACAGCGCGTATTTCATGGCCTCGGCACGGCTGACGAACAGACCGCCATAGAGGCCGTTCTGTTCCTGCGCGACCCATTGGCCGCGACTGTTCCGGCCGATGAGGACGAGGGCGGCGGCAGACTTGTGAATCGACGGAGGTTCGACGAGCTTCATGGACGTGGTCCTTCTGGTTGGCGCGGGTATCTCTTGCGAGCGGACATCGCGGTCGTTGGGATATCGCGCGGTGCGGATAGGAAATCGAGGCGGCGGAGTGCGTGATCTCATAAAGCCGTCGTAAAGGCGATCAGGCTCCGGACAGCTGGTTCAGCGCCATGACGGCGCAGTAGAGCGCGACGTAGCCCACCATCTCGTCCCAATGATTGAGGTCGGCGGTGAACACGCGCTCACGGCGCATCGTGCCGAGCACGGCGCAGAGAATGATCGTCATCCACAGCAGCGCGGCGAGACTGCGTCCGAAGCCGATGCTGCCGAATGTCGCGAACAGGGTGAGGATCGCGGTTCGCAGCGCAAAGCGAAACAACACCCTGGCCGGCGGCAGCGCCGCGGACTTGTCAACAGAGAGGTTCATTGCAGTGTCTTGGCGGGGTCTTGGCACGCTCAGAAGAAATTGTCGCAACAGAGCAGGGTGGTTTCCGATCGTGCGGGGCGCATGGCCGCGGAGCCCGCGGGGCGCTGGTCGAGACGTCGGGCCTCGACAGCCGCATGGAGAACGGCGAGCGCGAGATCCGGGTGCCGGGCTTCGGCGCAGTCGTCGAGCCAGTCCGGCATTTCGCGAGTCCGCGATAGTGCGCAATGCCATTCGCCGTCATCATAGGCGATCCGGCGCAACTGCCACCGTGGCAATTGCAGGGCGATCAGTTCGAGTGCCGCATCGATCCGCGCATCGACCTGTAGCAATTGCCCGATCCGCAAGCGGCGTTGCCCTCGCGCCGACATCGGCGAGGCGCCGTCGTCGTCGCCAAGAAGAGCCGCCAGCATCGTCGCGGTGGCCTGATCGATGTGCGCCGGCTCGGGGAAATCCTGTCGTGTCGTCAAGGCCGACATGCTGGCCTCCTGTCGTCATTGTGTCATGGCCCGATGGGGCCTGACCTGCAATGTGGCCGACGCGGCCGTAGGAATGCGAGAGGGACGGGGGTTGAGAGAAATAAGCGGCGCATAGGCGCGCCCTGGCACTGCGGCCACTTCATATGCGATGGCCGCGGCGACCAGGCGATTTGCGCCGGGGAATGCCGCGGTCTTTATGAGATTCCTATAACTTTGCCGGCGGCACTGTCTCGAAAACCTATGGTTCCGGATGCCATCTGTGGCGATGGAACGGACCGCGGGGCGCGGCGATCGGATGCTTGATCCATCACAAGTCGCGCGCTCCCGGCTGATCTACGCTTAGCGCGTCTCTGCGCGCAAGAGGAGCACACCATGCTGGACATCCTGATGCTGGCGCTCGCCGCCGGCTTTTTCGCTTTGGCGATCGGCTACACCTACGCCTGCGAGCGACTCTAGGAGGACGGGCCATGATCTTCGACTATTCGCTCGCCAGCGCCGTGTCGCTCGGCCTTCTGATCTATCTCACCTATGCGCTGCTGCGGCCCGAGCGGTTCTGACCGGCCGCCGTCGCACCTTCAAAGGCACATCTCATGACCGTCATCGGCTGGATCCAGATCCTTCTCTTCTGCGCCGTCATCGTCGCGCTCGCCAAGCCGCTCGGCTGGTACATGACGCGCGTCTTCAATGGCGAGCGAACCTTTCTCTCGCCGGCGCTGCGGCCGGTGGAATCCGCGATCTACTGGATCGGCGGCGTCGACGAGCGTCGCGAGCAGCATTGGTTGACCTACACGGTCGCGATGCTGCTGTTCCACGTCGGCGGCTTCCTGATCACTTACGGCGTGATGCGACTGCAGGCCATCCTGCCGTTCAATCCCGCGGGACAGTCCGGGGTGGCCGAGGATCTGTCGTTCAACACCGCGATCAGCTTCCTGACCAACACCAACTGGCAGAACTACGGCGGCGAGAGCACGGTCTCCTATCTCGTGCAGATGCTCGGCCTGACGCACCAGAACTTCCTGTCGGCGGCGACCGGCATCGTGCTCGCGATTGCGCTGATCCGCGGCTTCTCACGGGCATCAGTGCGCACGGTCGGCAATTTCTGGGTGGATGTGACGCGCTGCACGCTCTATGTGCTGCTGCCGGTCTGCATCGTCTACACGCTGTTCCTGGTGTGGCAGGGCATCCCGCAGACGCTCGGGCCCTATGTCGAGGCCACCACGCTGGAAGGCGCCAAGCAGACCATCGCGGTCGGTCCGGTCGCCTCGCAAGTCGCGATCAAGATGCTCGGCACCAATGGCGGCGGCTTCTTCAACGCCAACGCCGCGCACCCGTTCGAGAACCCGACTGCGCTGTCGAACTTCATCCAGATGATCTCGATCTTCGCGCTCGGCGCAGCCCTCACCAACGTGTTCGGCCGCATGGTCGGCAACCAGCGCCAGGGCTGGGCGATCCTCTCCGTGATGGGCGTGCTGTTCATCGCTGGCGTGTTCGTCACCTACTGGGCCGAAGCCAACGGCACGGCGACGTTGAACGCGCTGGGCCTGACCGGCGGCAACATGGAGGGCAAGGAGGTCCGCTTCGGCATCGTCGCATCCTCGCTGTTCGCCGTGATCACCACGGCGGCCTCCTGCGGCGCGGTCAACGCCATGCATGACAGCTTCACCGCGCTCGGCGGCATGATCCCGCTGATCAACATGCAGCTCGGCGAGATCATCGTCGGCGGCGTCGGCGCCGGCCTCTACGGCATGCTGCTGTTCGTCGTGCTTGCGATCTTCGTCGCCGGCCTGATGGTCGGCCGCACGCCGGAATATGTCGGCAAGAAGATCGAGGCCCGCGAGGTCAAGATGGCGATGCTGGCGATCCTGGTGCTGCCCCTGATGTATCTCGGCTGGACCGCGGTTGCGGTGGTGCTGCCACAGGCGGTGGCCTCGATGGCCAATGCCGGCCCGCACGGCTTCACCGAGGTGCTCTATGCCTACACCTCCGCGACCGGCAACAACGGCTCGGCTTTCGCAGGCCTCACCGGCAACACCTTCTTCTACAACCTGACGCTCGCCTCTTCGATGTTCGTCGGCCGCTTCTTCATGATCATCCCCGCGATGGCGATCGCCGGTTCGCTCGCCGAGAAGAAGTCGATCCCGCCATCGGCCGGCACGTTCCCGACCACCGGCGGCCTGTTCGTCGGTCTCGTCGTCGGCGTCATCCTGATCATCGGCGGCCTCACCTTCTTCCCCGCACTTGCCCTCGGTCCGATCGTCGAGCATCTCGCGATGACCGCCGGCACCGTGTTCTGATCTCGGAGCAATCTCCATGGATACCATGAAACTGCAGAAGCGCTCGTCGATGTCGACGATGCTCGACCCGAAGATCGTGCTGCCGGCCATCAAGGCTGCCGTCGTCAAGCTCGATCCGCGGCTGATGGTCAAGAACCCCGTGATGTTCGTGGTCGAAGTCGTCGCCGCGCTCACCACGGTAATCTTCCTGCGCGACGTCGTGACCGGCGGAGCGAACCTCGGCTTCACCTTCCAGATCATTCTCTGGCTGTGGTTCACCGTGCTGTTCGCCAACTTCGCCGAAGCGGTCGCCGAAGGCCGCGGCAAGGCGCAGGCGGAATCGCTGCGCAGGACCCGCACCGAGAGCCAGGCCAAGCTGCTGACGGGCTCGAGTCCCGCAGACCGCAGCTTCAGGCTGGTGCCGGGCACGGGCCTGAAGGTCGGCGACATCGTGCTGGTCGAGGCCGGTGACACGATTCCCTCGGATGGCGAGGTGATCGAAGGTGTTGCCTCCGTGAACGAAGCCGCCATCACCGGCGAGTCCGCGCCGGTCATCCGCGAATCAGGCGGCGACCGCTCGGCGGTGACCGGCGGCACGCAGGTGCTGTCCGACTGGATCCGCGTCAAGATCACGGCCGCGCAAGGCTCGACCTTCATCGACCGCATGATCAAGCTGGTCGAAGGCGCCGAGCGGCAGAAGACGCCGAACGAGATCGCGCTCAACATCCTGCTCGCGGGCCTCACCATCATCTTCGTGTTCGCGACCGTGACCATTCCGAGCTACGCGGCCTATGCTGGCGGCTCGATCTCGGTGGTGGTGCTGGTGGCGTTGTTCGTGACCTTGATCCCGACCACGATCGGCGCGCTGTTGTCGGCGATCGGCATCGCCGGCATGGACCGCCTGGTGCGCTTCAACGTGCTGGCGATGTCCGGCCGCGCGGTCGAAGCCGCTGGCGACGTCGATACCCTGCTGCTCGACAAGACCGGCACCATCACGCTCGGCAATCGTCAGGCGACGGCATTCCGTCCCGTCAGGGGCGTGAGCGAGCAGGAGCTCGCGGACGCGGCGCAGCTTGCTTCGCTCGCCGACGAGACGCCGGAAGGCCGTTCCATCGTGGTGCTGGCCAAGGAGAAATACGGCATCCGCGGCCGCGACATGGCCGAGCTCGGCGCCACCTTCGTGCCGTTCACGGCGCAGACCCGCATGAGCGGGGTCGATGCCGGCGGCTCGTCCGTGCGCAAGGGGGCGGTCGATGCCATCCTGGCCCATGTCGGCGGCGGCGCGACCCAGGTCGCCTCCGGCAACACGGTCCGTGCGATCCAGCCGGCCGAGAGCGAGATGGTGCGGGAGGTCCGCGCCATCTCCGACGAGATCGCCAAGACCGGCGGCACGCCGCTCGCGGTGGCGAAAGATGGCCGGCTGCTCGGCGTCGTCCAGCTCAAGGACATCGTCAAGGGCGGCATCCGCGAGCGTTTTGCCGAGCTGCGCCGCATGGGCATCCGCACCATCATGATCACCGGCGACAATCCGATGACCGCGGCTGCGATCGCCGCAGAAGCCGGCGTCGACGACTTCCTGGCGCAGGCCACGCCCGAGGACAAGCTGCGGCTGATCCGCGACGAGCAGGCCAAGGGCAAGCTGGTGGCGATGTGCGGCGACGGCACCAACGATGCGCCGGCGCTGGCGCAGGCCGATGTCGGCGTCGCCATGAACACCGGCACGCAAGCCGCGCGCGAGGCCGGCAACATGGTCGATCTCGACTCCAACCCCACCAAGCTGATCGAGGTGGTGGAGATCGGCAAGCAGCTCTTGATGACGCGCGGCGCGCTGACGACGTTCTCGATCGCCAACGACGTCGCCAAGTACTTCGCGATCATCCCCGCGATGTTCCTGACATTCTACCCGCAGCTCAACGTGCTCAACGTCATGAACCTG encodes:
- the kdpB gene encoding potassium-transporting ATPase subunit KdpB — protein: MDTMKLQKRSSMSTMLDPKIVLPAIKAAVVKLDPRLMVKNPVMFVVEVVAALTTVIFLRDVVTGGANLGFTFQIILWLWFTVLFANFAEAVAEGRGKAQAESLRRTRTESQAKLLTGSSPADRSFRLVPGTGLKVGDIVLVEAGDTIPSDGEVIEGVASVNEAAITGESAPVIRESGGDRSAVTGGTQVLSDWIRVKITAAQGSTFIDRMIKLVEGAERQKTPNEIALNILLAGLTIIFVFATVTIPSYAAYAGGSISVVVLVALFVTLIPTTIGALLSAIGIAGMDRLVRFNVLAMSGRAVEAAGDVDTLLLDKTGTITLGNRQATAFRPVRGVSEQELADAAQLASLADETPEGRSIVVLAKEKYGIRGRDMAELGATFVPFTAQTRMSGVDAGGSSVRKGAVDAILAHVGGGATQVASGNTVRAIQPAESEMVREVRAISDEIAKTGGTPLAVAKDGRLLGVVQLKDIVKGGIRERFAELRRMGIRTIMITGDNPMTAAAIAAEAGVDDFLAQATPEDKLRLIRDEQAKGKLVAMCGDGTNDAPALAQADVGVAMNTGTQAAREAGNMVDLDSNPTKLIEVVEIGKQLLMTRGALTTFSIANDVAKYFAIIPAMFLTFYPQLNVLNVMNLSSPQSAILSAIIFNALIIIALIPLALKGVAYRAIGAGALLGRNLMIYGLGGIIIPFIGIKAIDLIVTALHLA
- the dapA gene encoding 4-hydroxy-tetrahydrodipicolinate synthase encodes the protein MTTMASPASWLAGYIPDLPTPFDELGRIDRNAFAKLCERQIAAGVSALVVCETAGEASTLSPEEQESLIRMAVETARGRVRVIAGAGSNSTDGAIELTRRAEAAGCDAILSVVPYYNKPMQNGISAHFRAIADSTGLPIILHDIPSRTVRELANDTLARLAESEQFIGLRDGTGDAARPMRLSALVPPGFRMLCGDDAVAFAYIAGGGDGCISTICNVAPDLCSAVFSSLRQGRLQSARCLQRRLVALDASLSGGSPAALKYALSLLGLLDPTTRLPLVELEEPARRAVARAVATIAEEDLADPTLV
- a CDS encoding K(+)-transporting ATPase subunit F, with translation MIFDYSLASAVSLGLLIYLTYALLRPERF
- the kdpA gene encoding potassium-transporting ATPase subunit KdpA — protein: MTVIGWIQILLFCAVIVALAKPLGWYMTRVFNGERTFLSPALRPVESAIYWIGGVDERREQHWLTYTVAMLLFHVGGFLITYGVMRLQAILPFNPAGQSGVAEDLSFNTAISFLTNTNWQNYGGESTVSYLVQMLGLTHQNFLSAATGIVLAIALIRGFSRASVRTVGNFWVDVTRCTLYVLLPVCIVYTLFLVWQGIPQTLGPYVEATTLEGAKQTIAVGPVASQVAIKMLGTNGGGFFNANAAHPFENPTALSNFIQMISIFALGAALTNVFGRMVGNQRQGWAILSVMGVLFIAGVFVTYWAEANGTATLNALGLTGGNMEGKEVRFGIVASSLFAVITTAASCGAVNAMHDSFTALGGMIPLINMQLGEIIVGGVGAGLYGMLLFVVLAIFVAGLMVGRTPEYVGKKIEAREVKMAMLAILVLPLMYLGWTAVAVVLPQAVASMANAGPHGFTEVLYAYTSATGNNGSAFAGLTGNTFFYNLTLASSMFVGRFFMIIPAMAIAGSLAEKKSIPPSAGTFPTTGGLFVGLVVGVILIIGGLTFFPALALGPIVEHLAMTAGTVF